The following proteins are co-located in the Chlamydiota bacterium genome:
- a CDS encoding radical SAM protein, whose protein sequence is MIAKTLIYLSDLTHTGSVISSNVHPLAGGLIGAQLLRSLPEIVEVEVFKYPQDLSRSLRRRMPRIAGFTNYSWNCDLSYQYASRIKKSFPDTVIVFGGPNYGLTEEEMLAFWNRFPLLDFYVVKEGELAMIELVKALHEVNYDVLALKRDQRLLPNCHYWSNGKMMIGEMLPRIKDLGELSSPYLMGLMDKFFDQVLSPMVHTTRGCPFTCTFCSEGSSYYSKVAQRIDLKDELEYIAQRVGSVPDLYLTDANFGMYKEDKAKAGIIASIQDKYGWPQRVVVSTGKNRKEHVIEVASMLNGALNIAASLQSTDQTVLSNIQRSNISLDALSTMAQQANKTSADTYSEIILGLPGDTMEKHMHSLRDVVEANLGVLRMYQLIMLPQTELNTPKTRNQYAMKTKYRIMPRSFGKYDFQDEIFSSVESEEICIQTHSLSFEEYIECRELDLTVEIVHNGRTFAELWGLCKWAGFPWFDFIMRFHNTRRSFTEGLIHLYDSFRAETISRLWDRREDLAAYVRENMDAFFSSESSTNEMSNGKAVAFLNLQVDLHNALFAIMKTMLKESERLDEIKELYLEELKEYGLLRKVDLTNAERRFNRLLHFDFSAIGEQNYNVDPSLYLLDKPCNFLFAHTDKQKTLIEGYVKQYGTSLDGMSRILMRVSPIKRLFREVVPAAEDIVASLGSFPLG, encoded by the coding sequence ATGATTGCAAAGACTCTAATCTATTTATCAGATCTTACGCATACTGGATCGGTTATTTCATCCAATGTACATCCCTTGGCGGGTGGTTTGATTGGGGCGCAATTGCTAAGAAGCCTGCCTGAGATTGTCGAGGTGGAAGTTTTTAAATATCCTCAAGATTTGTCTCGTTCTCTTCGGCGGCGTATGCCTCGAATCGCTGGTTTTACAAACTACTCGTGGAACTGTGACTTGTCTTATCAATATGCAAGCCGCATAAAGAAAAGTTTTCCAGATACCGTGATTGTGTTTGGAGGTCCTAATTATGGTCTGACAGAAGAAGAAATGCTGGCATTTTGGAATCGGTTTCCGCTTCTTGACTTTTATGTTGTCAAGGAAGGTGAATTGGCAATGATTGAGCTGGTTAAAGCATTGCACGAGGTAAATTATGATGTACTCGCCTTAAAACGGGATCAGAGGCTACTTCCCAACTGTCATTATTGGTCTAATGGCAAGATGATGATTGGAGAAATGCTTCCCAGAATCAAAGATTTGGGGGAATTGTCCTCTCCATACTTGATGGGGTTGATGGATAAGTTTTTCGATCAAGTTTTATCACCCATGGTTCACACAACACGGGGTTGCCCCTTTACTTGTACGTTTTGTTCTGAAGGGTCATCCTATTATTCTAAAGTTGCACAAAGAATTGATTTAAAGGATGAGCTAGAGTACATTGCGCAGCGTGTTGGGAGTGTCCCTGATTTATACCTTACAGATGCTAATTTTGGAATGTATAAAGAGGACAAAGCAAAGGCAGGCATCATTGCCTCTATCCAGGATAAATATGGTTGGCCACAGCGAGTGGTTGTCTCAACTGGAAAGAACCGGAAGGAACACGTGATCGAAGTTGCATCTATGCTCAATGGTGCGCTGAATATTGCTGCATCGTTACAATCTACGGATCAAACGGTGCTCAGCAATATTCAGCGATCTAATATTTCTCTGGATGCCCTAAGTACCATGGCTCAGCAGGCTAATAAAACGAGTGCGGACACTTATTCTGAAATTATTTTAGGTTTGCCAGGGGATACGATGGAAAAACACATGCACTCTCTACGCGATGTGGTAGAAGCCAATCTAGGAGTTTTGAGAATGTATCAGCTTATTATGCTTCCTCAAACTGAACTTAACACTCCCAAAACTCGAAACCAATATGCGATGAAGACGAAATATCGCATCATGCCGCGGTCTTTTGGTAAATATGATTTTCAAGATGAAATTTTCAGCTCTGTTGAATCTGAAGAAATTTGTATTCAGACTCATAGTTTGAGTTTTGAAGAGTATATTGAATGTCGAGAATTAGATCTCACGGTAGAAATTGTGCACAATGGGAGGACTTTTGCCGAGTTATGGGGGTTATGTAAATGGGCAGGCTTTCCCTGGTTTGATTTCATCATGCGTTTTCACAACACGCGGCGGTCTTTCACTGAGGGGTTGATTCATTTGTATGATTCGTTTCGTGCCGAGACAATCAGCCGCCTCTGGGATAGGCGAGAAGATCTAGCAGCTTATGTGCGTGAAAACATGGATGCCTTTTTCAGCAGTGAAAGTAGTACCAATGAAATGTCCAATGGTAAGGCCGTAGCATTTTTAAATTTGCAGGTTGATTTGCATAACGCATTGTTTGCGATCATGAAAACGATGCTCAAAGAGTCTGAGCGTCTGGATGAGATTAAAGAACTGTATTTGGAAGAATTGAAAGAATATGGCTTGCTTAGAAAAGTAGATTTGACTAATGCAGAAAGACGGTTTAATCGTCTTCTTCATTTTGATTTTTCAGCCATTGGGGAACAAAACTACAATGTGGATCCCTCTCTTTATTTACTGGATAAACCTTGCAACTTTCTCTTTGCGCACACGGATAAGCAAAAGACTTTGATAGAAGGATATGTTAAACAGTACGGCACATCGTTAGATGGAATGAGTCGAATTTTGATGCGAGTATCACCTATCAAACGATTGTTTCGAGAAGTTGTTCCAGCTGCGGAAGATATTGTGGCAAGCCTTGGGTCTTTCCCCTTGGGTTGA
- a CDS encoding SDR family oxidoreductase, with translation MSITPDSLSLFEGKIVAVTGGARGIGKNIVNAFAQKGAMVIVCDLNDKEGHTTVTDLRDRKLSSTFLKVDLSEKGTPQEMIRQIVRSYGKIDVLVNNARAVRSRDKSDDEESWDLEMAVNLRAAFFASQAAISTMAKNGGGSIVNISSITGLLSAREVSPVYQIAKVGLTQMTRYFAVRGGAEGVRVNALLPGVIIRDEDLDRYRQDDNQGYRELVEFCHPMGQPGRSDDVAHAALFLCSPNASYISGQCIVMDGGMSVQEQFSLMLHFQKRHDESSVPI, from the coding sequence ATGTCCATCACGCCTGATTCTCTATCTCTTTTTGAAGGGAAAATAGTTGCTGTTACAGGAGGCGCACGAGGTATTGGTAAAAACATTGTTAATGCATTTGCTCAAAAAGGCGCGATGGTTATTGTCTGCGATCTCAATGATAAAGAGGGACATACAACCGTAACAGATTTACGTGATCGAAAGCTCTCTTCTACGTTTTTGAAAGTTGATTTAAGTGAGAAGGGGACACCACAAGAGATGATTCGTCAGATTGTCAGGAGTTATGGAAAGATTGATGTTTTGGTGAATAATGCAAGGGCTGTCCGTTCTCGGGACAAATCGGATGATGAAGAAAGTTGGGATCTCGAAATGGCTGTTAATCTTCGGGCTGCGTTCTTTGCGTCTCAGGCAGCTATTTCTACAATGGCAAAAAATGGCGGGGGAAGCATTGTTAACATCAGTTCAATCACAGGACTGCTTTCTGCACGTGAAGTTTCTCCTGTCTATCAAATTGCGAAAGTGGGATTGACTCAGATGACTCGCTATTTTGCTGTTCGAGGAGGTGCAGAAGGTGTTCGAGTTAATGCATTATTGCCTGGCGTTATTATTCGGGATGAAGATCTTGATCGTTATAGGCAAGATGACAATCAAGGTTATCGAGAACTGGTTGAATTTTGCCATCCGATGGGACAGCCAGGGCGTTCTGATGATGTTGCTCATGCGGCGCTGTTTCTTTGTTCACCCAACGCATCCTATATTTCTGGTCAATGTATTGTGATGGATGGTGGAATGTCTGTGCAGGAACAATTTAGTTTGATGCTTCATTTTCAGAAGAGACATGATGAGAGCTCGGTCCCAATTTAA
- a CDS encoding DUF1016 domain-containing protein, protein MKSGEITSKAYGQFLHEIKSRIVSARIGSARSINKDLIKLYWDIGKSIVERQEKYKWGQRVVEQLSHDLNREYPSLEGFSPDNLWRMRMFYLEYKDDVKLAQLVPEIPWGHNILIMQKIKDLKEREYYINESSKLGWSRNVLLNQIKADAYRLHLKKKQHNYEKVLPAYLAEQADESLKSVYNLDFLGITRPFVERELEKRLIEKMKHFILELGAGFSFIGNQYRLEIDGEEYFIDLLFFNRKLKCLVAIELKTGKFQPEYAGKMDFYLHLLNDKVRFKDENPSIGIILCAEKKNIVVEYALRSVKNPMGVSQYHLTNKIPSDLKKILPPEKELKSQLLEEMKN, encoded by the coding sequence ATGAAATCTGGCGAGATCACTTCAAAAGCCTATGGTCAATTCCTGCATGAAATCAAATCACGCATTGTTTCTGCCCGCATTGGTTCCGCACGCTCGATTAATAAAGATCTTATTAAACTATACTGGGATATTGGCAAGAGCATTGTTGAGCGCCAGGAAAAATATAAATGGGGGCAAAGGGTTGTTGAACAATTATCCCATGACCTTAACCGTGAGTATCCAAGTTTGGAAGGCTTTTCACCGGATAATCTATGGCGGATGCGAATGTTTTATCTTGAATACAAGGATGATGTAAAACTGGCACAGCTTGTGCCAGAAATTCCATGGGGTCATAATATTCTTATTATGCAGAAAATTAAGGATCTCAAAGAACGGGAATATTATATTAACGAATCATCCAAATTAGGATGGTCAAGAAATGTTCTTTTGAATCAAATCAAAGCTGATGCCTATCGACTCCACTTGAAGAAAAAACAACACAATTACGAGAAAGTTTTACCAGCATATTTGGCAGAACAGGCCGATGAATCACTTAAAAGCGTCTACAACCTTGATTTTCTTGGGATAACCAGACCTTTTGTGGAGCGGGAGCTTGAAAAACGGCTTATTGAAAAAATGAAACATTTTATTCTTGAGCTTGGTGCCGGGTTTTCATTTATCGGTAATCAATACCGGCTTGAGATAGACGGGGAAGAATATTTCATAGATTTGCTTTTCTTTAACCGAAAGCTCAAATGCCTTGTTGCCATTGAGCTGAAAACAGGAAAATTTCAGCCTGAATATGCAGGGAAAATGGATTTTTATCTTCATTTATTGAATGATAAAGTGCGTTTCAAAGATGAAAATCCTTCCATTGGTATTATCCTTTGCGCCGAGAAGAAAAATATCGTTGTAGAATATGCCCTTCGAAGTGTTAAGAACCCTATGGGTGTGTCTCAATATCATTTAACAAATAAAATTCCATCAGATCTTAAGAAAATTTTACCTCCTGAAAAAGAACTGAAAAGCCAGCTTCTAGAGGAGATGAAAAATTGA
- a CDS encoding GDP-mannose 4,6-dehydratase: MQNTEDRIQKTEHRRQKVAVLGSNSFSGSDFIDLLLEEGRFEVMGASRSPEKTELFLPYKRHSVNGNFKFHQLDFNKDMSRILETLDQFQPEYIVNFAAQSEVAPSWENPHHWFQTNTVALAQLIHHLKDKKYLKRYVHISSPEVYGTCEGNVTETSPMNPSTPYAAFGTR; the protein is encoded by the coding sequence ATGCAGAATACAGAAGACAGAATACAGAAGACAGAACACAGAAGACAAAAGGTTGCAGTCCTTGGAAGCAATTCTTTCTCTGGAAGTGATTTTATAGATTTGCTTTTAGAGGAAGGGCGTTTCGAAGTGATGGGGGCGAGCCGTTCTCCAGAAAAGACGGAGCTTTTTTTGCCCTATAAACGCCACTCTGTAAATGGGAATTTTAAATTTCATCAATTGGATTTTAATAAAGACATGTCGCGTATTTTAGAAACTTTGGATCAGTTTCAGCCAGAATACATCGTTAATTTTGCAGCGCAAAGCGAAGTGGCTCCAAGTTGGGAAAATCCTCATCATTGGTTTCAGACCAATACCGTGGCCTTGGCGCAATTAATTCATCATCTCAAAGATAAGAAATATTTGAAGCGATATGTACATATTTCTTCTCCCGAGGTTTATGGAACCTGTGAGGGGAATGTGACAGAGACTTCTCCCATGAATCCCTCGACTCCCTACGCTGCCTTTGGGACAAGATAA